The proteins below are encoded in one region of Myxococcales bacterium:
- the purS gene encoding phosphoribosylformylglycinamidine synthase subunit PurS encodes MKANVIVTLKKEVLDPQGDAVRRALKSLGFDDLESVRVGKFIELEFQSSHAKDLKDRLEAMSTKLLCNPVIEDFHIEVDPKQGSSE; translated from the coding sequence ATGAAAGCAAATGTCATTGTTACCCTAAAAAAAGAAGTGCTCGACCCGCAAGGCGATGCCGTGCGACGCGCGCTTAAGAGTCTTGGTTTTGACGACCTTGAATCAGTTCGAGTAGGTAAATTTATCGAACTTGAGTTCCAAAGCAGTCATGCCAAGGATCTCAAAGACCGCCTTGAGGCCATGTCCACAAAACTTCTGTGCAATCCCGTCATCGAAGACTTTCACATCGAAGTTGACCCCAAACAAGGCTCGTCCGAGTAA
- a CDS encoding phosphoribosylaminoimidazolesuccinocarboxamide synthase produces the protein MTVNQQTLQQGLHLCLNSTDLDWLGTKQEGKVRDSYSLSDGTRLIVTTDRISAFDRSIGTLPFKGQVLNQLAAWWFEQSKDLVPNHFLERVDPAAMKVIECTPLPVEFVMRAYLTGVTSTSVWTHYEKGERIFCGHTLPDGLVHNGPLPKAILTPSTKAEHGGHDQSVSREELLKANVIGAKDFDQVADFAHRLFAFGQAHCAKQGLILVDTKYEFGKTSDGTIVLIDEVHTPDSSRFWFASSYKQRLEAGLAPESFDKEYLRAWLKGQGFIGEGAVPTLPDDVRIEAARRYIQACESIYGQAFIPDLQEPHDRLRKNLSS, from the coding sequence GTGACAGTAAACCAGCAAACGCTTCAGCAGGGACTTCATCTGTGCCTTAACAGCACAGACCTTGATTGGCTGGGAACAAAACAAGAAGGCAAGGTTCGTGACAGCTACAGCCTAAGTGATGGCACTCGCCTCATCGTCACCACCGATCGCATCAGCGCTTTTGATCGCAGCATCGGAACACTACCATTTAAGGGGCAAGTTCTAAACCAACTGGCTGCCTGGTGGTTCGAGCAAAGTAAAGATTTGGTGCCCAATCATTTTCTAGAACGCGTCGATCCTGCTGCCATGAAAGTCATCGAATGCACACCTTTGCCGGTTGAGTTTGTCATGCGAGCGTATTTGACAGGCGTGACTAGCACAAGCGTTTGGACCCACTACGAAAAGGGTGAGCGCATCTTTTGCGGCCACACGCTTCCTGATGGCTTAGTGCACAACGGGCCACTTCCTAAAGCGATCCTCACACCCAGCACAAAAGCAGAACACGGTGGTCACGATCAAAGCGTAAGCCGAGAAGAATTGCTCAAAGCAAATGTAATTGGCGCCAAGGACTTTGATCAGGTGGCAGATTTTGCGCATCGCCTGTTCGCCTTCGGGCAAGCTCACTGCGCCAAGCAGGGCCTCATTTTGGTCGACACAAAATACGAATTTGGAAAAACCAGTGACGGAACGATTGTCCTAATCGATGAAGTCCACACCCCTGATTCATCACGGTTTTGGTTCGCTTCAAGCTACAAGCAACGCTTAGAAGCTGGGCTGGCGCCGGAGTCCTTTGACAAGGAATACCTACGTGCTTGGCTTAAAGGGCAGGGCTTTATAGGCGAAGGCGCTGTTCCAACCCTGCCCGATGATGTCCGAATCGAAGCCGCCAGACGCTACATCCAAGCCTGTGAAAGCATCTATGGACAAGCCTTCATCCCAGATTTACAAGAGCCCCACGACCGCCTAAGAAAGAATCTATCCTCATGA
- a CDS encoding adenylosuccinate lyase gives MIPRYTPADFDELWQPLAKYQAWFDVELAACRAMENAKLVPKGTAVSLANLRDKIKPERIDEIETSTRHDVIAFLTHIEELGGSPARWLHRGMTSSDVLDSSLALLMVKACDALIKRSEDFLKALRVRIEEHRHTPMIGRSHGIHAEPLTFGLCLAGHYSEIYRACERLRSARKEIAVGKIAGAVGSYSHLTPSIEKEALAALGLAPETVSTQVVARDRHASFFSAMALMAAAIERLATNVRHWQRTEVAEAEEAFSKGQKGSSAMPHKRNPIASENLCGLARIVRAAVTPALENIALWHERDISHSSVERMLLPDATTTLAFMLDRVNRMMANLVVYPEHLKQNLDRTGSLWASEGLLLRLVEQGLPRQEGYVLVQRNAMRAFSGEASFKDLILQDKDIRSKLSETDIEAQFDLQHVLSHVDTIIDRALEQTPS, from the coding sequence ATGATTCCTCGTTATACTCCCGCAGATTTTGATGAACTTTGGCAGCCGTTAGCCAAGTACCAAGCTTGGTTCGACGTCGAGCTTGCTGCATGCCGCGCTATGGAAAACGCAAAGCTTGTTCCGAAAGGCACGGCAGTTTCCCTCGCTAACTTGCGCGATAAAATCAAACCCGAACGCATCGATGAGATAGAAACGAGCACTCGACACGACGTGATTGCGTTTTTAACACATATCGAAGAGCTGGGCGGCAGCCCCGCGCGCTGGCTTCATCGAGGCATGACCTCATCAGACGTACTTGATAGCTCTCTTGCCTTGCTCATGGTCAAAGCCTGCGATGCCCTTATCAAGCGCAGCGAAGACTTTCTCAAAGCATTGCGCGTCCGCATCGAAGAGCACCGACATACGCCCATGATAGGTCGCTCCCACGGCATCCACGCTGAACCTCTTACCTTTGGCTTGTGTCTAGCAGGGCACTATTCTGAGATCTATCGCGCCTGCGAACGCCTTCGCAGCGCTCGAAAAGAAATCGCAGTCGGCAAAATTGCAGGAGCCGTAGGCAGCTACAGTCATCTTACTCCAAGCATTGAAAAGGAAGCTTTAGCAGCGCTTGGTCTTGCGCCTGAAACAGTTTCAACGCAAGTCGTAGCGCGCGACAGACACGCAAGCTTCTTTTCCGCTATGGCACTGATGGCCGCTGCCATCGAGCGCCTCGCAACCAACGTGCGGCACTGGCAGCGCACTGAAGTGGCCGAGGCCGAAGAAGCGTTTAGCAAAGGGCAAAAAGGCTCAAGCGCGATGCCGCACAAGCGTAATCCCATTGCCAGCGAAAACCTTTGCGGCCTTGCTCGCATCGTGCGCGCAGCTGTCACGCCAGCTCTGGAAAACATCGCGCTGTGGCACGAGCGTGACATCTCGCATTCTTCCGTTGAACGCATGCTGTTGCCTGATGCCACCACCACACTTGCTTTCATGCTCGATCGCGTTAACCGCATGATGGCTAATCTTGTGGTGTATCCCGAACATCTAAAGCAAAACCTCGACCGCACAGGCTCGCTTTGGGCAAGCGAAGGTCTTTTACTTCGTTTGGTCGAGCAAGGCTTGCCGCGCCAAGAAGGCTACGTGCTTGTGCAGCGAAATGCCATGCGCGCCTTTTCAGGAGAAGCTTCGTTCAAAGATCTAATTCTTCAGGACAAAGACATTCGATCAAAACTCTCCGAAACCGACATTGAAGCCCAGTTTGACCTACAACATGTCCTAAGCCACGTTGACACCATTATTGATCGCGCACTCGAGCAGACCCCATCGTGA